A genomic window from Colletotrichum destructivum chromosome 7, complete sequence includes:
- a CDS encoding Putative aldo-keto reductase, NADP-dependent oxidoreductase domain-containing protein has translation MAASRTTAASRPLSAVLPPLVLGTATFNYQYVSDPGRMPSVDIVSRALDLGVTAFDTSPYYGPSESILGDALRSLSPPRESYFLVTKAGRIAPTEFDYSPAWIRASVRRSLDRLNTSYLDLVYTHDAEFVSPDDVVAAVRELRRLRDEEGLVRYVGICGYPVPVLCDLAEKILRETGEPIDAVQSFSHFCVQNNTLGTDAVLSRLRDAGVGVVTNASMLSMGLLTTRGVDDGPMASWHPAPSPLRKLCKSLAIIAEAAGEKMEDVALYWAMSNWARVGRAFGSELLPPTYNIPTKVGVSVMGVTSVPELEETVLAWQTMLHELVAESSSGGGDKTQSNASTACRRHDKIQRLVTEQMWPALGDWRNYSWASPGEDFVNQRAQQASTTAEPHL, from the coding sequence ATGGCTGCCTCGcgcaccaccgccgcctcccgtcCACTCTCGGCCGTCCTGCCGCCGCTGGTTCTCGGTACGGCCACCTTCAACTACCAATACGTCTCGGACCCCGGCCGTATGCCCTCGGTCGACATCGTTTCGCGCGCCCTTGACCTTGGCGTCACGGCCTTCGACACCTCCCCCTACTACGGCCCCTCCGAGTCCATACTCGGTGATGCCCTGCGCAGCCTCTCGCCACCCCGCGAGTCCTACTTCCTTGTCACCAAGGCAGGCCGCATCGCCCCGACCGAGTTCGATTATTCCCCCGCCTGGATCCGCGCCTCGGTCCGCCGCAGCCTCGACCGCCTCAACACCTCGtacctcgacctcgtctaCACCCACGACGCAGAGTTCGTCTcccccgacgacgtcgtcgctgccgtccGTGAGCTGCGCCGCCTtcgcgacgaggaggggcTCGTCCGCTACGTCGGCATCTGCGGCTATCCCGTGCCTGTCCTCTGCGATCTTGCCGAGAAGATCCTCCGCGAAACGGGCGAAcccatcgacgccgtccagtCCTTTTCGCACTTTTGCGTACAAAACAACACCCTTGGCACCGATGCCGTCTTATCGCGCCTCCGGGACGCTGGTGTCGGTGTCGTCACCAACGCGAGCATGCTGAGCATGGGCCTGCTCACGACGCGCGGTGTCGATGACGGGCCCATGGCGAGCTGGCACCCGGCCCCGAGCCCGTTGCGCAAACTGTGCAAGAGCCTCGCCATtatcgccgaggccgcgggcgagaagatggaggatgTCGCCCTCTACTGGGCCATGTCGAACTGGGCTCGCGTCGGTCGCGCCTTTGGCAGCGAGTTGCTGCCGCCCACCTATAACATCCCCACCAAAGTCGGCGTCAGTGTCATGGGCGTCACGTCCGTTCCCGAGCTGGAGGAGACGGTTCTCGCTTGGCAAACTATGTTGCACGAGCTCGtggccgagagcagcagcggcggcggcgacaagacgCAGTCTAATGCTTCCACGGCGTGCCGTCGGCACGACAAGATCCAGCGCCTCGTGACGGAACAAATGTGGCCGGCCCTGGGAGATTGGCGTAACTATAGCTGGGCCAGCCCTGGTGAGGATTTCGTAAATCAGCGTGCCCAGCAggcctccaccaccgccgagcCCCATTTGTAG
- a CDS encoding Putative Zinc finger C2H2-type, protein Sip5/DA2, whose translation MGNSSTKESRPVDPATDYRQSQAAYLNASTSRETPSDRPNSRRQSRFSRADLNLLGLGAAGSSSAAGREDAPYERRETRQEREARRLERERVAREKERERSMKEEHVDGGYLVTLGTYTGTEDFSKPVVRQLQIERRLAPFWRGLNDYSDNWTEYQLICAGRGLPIPAADEQPPPEFIPQANSPASPTESSQNLANLTVPIGPRSLSVGSDRSGSLPASGISSPNAAQQQQRSSSPFKPRAKALAAALSGGSRNNSSGDVAPREIKLPNDPCVNGQPLEVFLYKDATECPICFLTYPPYLNSTRCCDQPICSECFVQIKRADPHYPEHHGEPSEQPPNPANPEEASEMLISEPAQCPYCQQTEFGVTYDAPPFRRGLSYAIGYPSQNTAMSSQSSLNSTLSPTSPTPGRRRAQSLSANAPNVITTDRVRPDWSTKLAAQRAHQARRAAAATALHTAAFLMGNNEQQRGFAFTRPGRFSRRNTGSRTPSAPPNNQPEESPSRNPEGEAVPTGPEPGPRSSSGRGAPANRRNRMEELEDMMFMEAVRLSLAAEEERKRKQEKVERKEAKKREKEERKAVKKQDRQSVYGPGQSSASGSSLSLGLGRRRGNSTTSNLRVEATLQGAQSSSAGVSTETSPVAATSSTTPTSAPAPTPTSAPNSNSKGKAVERPAVETQSSESSFQSTSSTPSLPIPTTGRGPSHLRQMSNASSISSSLADSAAGSYTNQAYLDPRASELSVGNRSEEGERDNTEPMFNFRSLAEMVGVDIENGEANQDQEGVSGEGQRTATRKRDEVEDEPEAEHMEDAHVEQPVQSNVGTLKPPPTIPEEPVDGNSSKDGVQSPGSGALTPEVTITPETPAPATENSETKRLGHENVVERSSEVTQ comes from the exons ATGGGCAATTCAAGCACCAAAGAGTCTCGTCCGGTCGACCCGGCGACTGACTATCGCCAAAGCCAGGCTGCGTACCTCAATGCCTCGACTTCTAGGGAGACCCCGAGTGATCGTCCCAACTCCCGAAGGCAGAGTCGTTTTAGCAGGGCTGACCTGAatctcctcggtctcggaGCCGCCGGATCGTCCAGCGCTGCCGGCCGAGAGGATGCTCCTTACGAGCGAAGAGAAACGAGGCAAGAACGTGAGGCCCGTCGATTGGAGAGGGAACGAGTCGCCAGAGAGAAGGAGCGTGAGCGTAGCATGAAGGAAGAGCATGTCGATGGTGGCTACCTCGTTACGCTTGGAACCTACACTGGGACCGAAGACTTCAGTAAACCTGTCGTCCGGCAGCTGCAG ATTGAGAGACGTCTTGCGCCCTTCTGGAGAGGCCTCAACGATTATTCCGATAATTGGACCGAATACCAGCTCATCTGCGCCGGTCGCGGTCTTCCGATCCCTGCTGCCGACGAACAGCCTCCCCCCGAGTTTATCCCCCAGGCAAACTCGCCTGCGTCCCCAACCGAGTCATCGCAGAACCTCGCAAACCTGACAGTTCCGATCGGCCCGAGGTCTTTGTCTGTGGGCTCAGATCGCAGCGGCTCCCTGCCTGCCTCCGGCATATCATCGCCCAACGCAgctcagcaacagcaacgtAGCAGTTCGCCGTTCAAGCCCAGAGCGAAAgccctggccgccgccttgaGCGGCGGTTCGCGCAATAACTCGTCGGGCGACGTTGCCCCGCGCGAGATTAAGCTGCCTAACGACCCCTGCGTTAACGGGCAGCCCCTGGAAGTCTTTTTGTACAAGGACGCCACAGAGTGCCCTATCTGCTTCCTGACATATCCGCCTTACCTGAACAGCACTCGGTGTTGCGATCAGCCCATTTGCAGTGAATGTTTCGTCCAGATCAAACGTGCCGATCCCCACTACCCTGAGCACCATGGCGAACCGAGCGAACAACCTCCCAACCCCGCCAACCCGGAAGAGGCCTCGGAGATGCTCATTTCCGAACCCGCCCAGTGTCCCTACTGCCAACAGACAGAGTTTGGCGTGACATACGACGCCCCTCCGTTCCGCCGTGGACTGTCATACGCTATTGGATACCCGTCACAGAATACGGCCATGTCATCGCAGAGCTCTCTGAACTCGACCCTTTCTCCGACTTCGCCCACTCCTGGTAGACGACGTGCTCAGAGCCTGTCGGCAAACGCCCCGAACGTTATCACCACTGACCGCGTACGTCCGGATTGGTCAACGAAACTCGCAGCGCAACGGGCACACCAAGCCCGGAgagctgcggcggcgaccgcATTGCATACCGCCGCGTTTCTCATGGGCAACAACGAGCAACAACGCGGCTTCGCCTTTACCAGACCTGGACGTTTCAGTCGGAGGAACACGGGTAGTCGAACACCTTCCGCGCCGCCCAACAACCAGCCGGAGGAGAGCCCGAGCCGTAATCCAGAGGGCGAAGCGGTTCCCACTGGGCCTGAGCCTGGACCACGGAGCTCCTCGGGGCGCGGAGCCCCCGCCAACAGGAGAAACAGAATGGAAGAATTGGAGGATATGATGTTTATGGAGGCCGTCCGTTTATCTCTTGCAGCCGAAGAGGAGCGGAAGCGCAAGCAGGAAAAAGTGGAGCGTAAGGAAGCCAAGAAgcgggagaaggaggagcgTAAAGCTGTCAAAAAACAGGATCGTCAAAGCGTCTACGGTCCTGGGCAAAGTTCTGCCAGCGGAAGCAGTCTCTCTCTTGGTCTTGGACGACGCCGGGGAAACAGTACCACCAGCAACCTACGCGTGGAAGCGACTCTCCAGGGGGCGCAGTCAAGCTCTGCTGGTGTCAGCACCGAGACATCCCCGGTCGCAGCAACGAGCAGCACAACACCCACCTCGGCGCCTGCTCCAACCCCAACTTCAGCACCGAACTCGAACTCAAAGGGCAAAGCTGTTGAGCGCCCAGCAGTCGAGACGCAGTCTTCCGAAAGCAGCTTCCAGAGCACCTCGTCCACTCCGTCGTTGCCCATCCCAACAACTGGTCGTGGGCCTTCTCATCTTAGACAGATGAGCAATGCCTCGTCTATCTCGTCTTCGCTAGCCGATAGCGCTGCCGGAAGCTACACGAACCAGGCATACCTCGACCCGCGGGCCAGCGAATTGAGCGTCGGTAACCGGAGCGAAGAGGGCGAGCGCGACAACACGGAGCCGATGTTCAATTTCCGGAGTCTGGCAGAAATGGTGGGTGTTGATATCGAGAACGGCGAAGCcaaccaagaccaagaaggaGTTTCAGGGGAAGGCCAACGGACCGCGACGCGGAAGCGGGACGAAGTTGAGGACGAGCCCGAAGCGGAGCATATGGAAGATGCTCATGTCGAGCAGCCCGTGCAGAGCAACGTGGGCACCTTGAAACCGCCACCCACTATCCCCGAGGAACCTGTCGACGGCAATAGCAGCAAGGACGGTGTTCAGTCTCCTGGTAGCGGGGCGCTGACTCCTGAGGTTACGATCACGCCGGAGACCCCAGCACCCGCCACGGAAAACTCTGAGACGAAGAGGCTTGGCCACGAGAACGTCGTCGAGAGGTCGTCGGAGGTTACCCAATGA
- a CDS encoding Putative Actin family, ATPase, nucleotide binding domain-containing protein, whose amino-acid sequence MVGGRKSKSAGPAPPSRTLVLDNGGYTIKAGFVSEELTDEPRVIPNCIARDRARKVYVASDVEKCRDFGEIQFRRPVEKGFIVNWEAQKEIWDHEFFDDSAPQKCDPSETRLLLAEQPNSLPVLQSNCDQIVFEEYQFASYYRGIGASFNAYHDVQGILQTPRDPNTIPDLPAEVVLLIDSGYSNTIVMPLLNGRPLHSAVRRLDVGGKLMTNYLTRLLSLRYYDMRNDTYIVNEIKEQVSYVSMDFNGDLEKTWKGTRGEKRESYVTGAGVAKDYVLPDFHTRTKGIVRDYDPAMHTKARKMAARAADNDEDILTLRNERFSVPELLFQPSDIGLRQPGLADVIMQSLSELPIGLWPGLLANIVVVGGNALFPGFIQRLEKELVKRVPDACIVRVAHPVNPITSTWEGGANLAKHPDIHKFSVTKQEYEENGAAWVARKFGSGTAGD is encoded by the exons ATGGTCGGCGGTCGCAAGAGCAAATCCGCAGGCCCTGCGCCTCCGTCGCGGACCCTTGTGCTCGACAATGGCGGCTACACCATCAAGGCCGGCTTCGTTTCCGAAGAGCTCACTGACGAGCCACGAGTAATTCCTAACTGCATCGCCCGAGACCGAGCGAGGAAGGTCTACGTCGCGTCCGATGTCGAAAAATGCCGCGACTTTGGCGAGATCCAATTCCGACGACCGGTGGAGAAGGGCTTTATCGTCAATTGGGAAGCTCAAAAGGAGATCTGGGACCACGAGTTCTTCGACGACAGCGCTCCTCAGAAATGCGACCCTTCCGAGACCAGACTGCTCCTGGCAGAGCAGCCCAACTCGCTACCCGTATTGCAGTCCAACTGTGACCAGATCGTCTTCGAGGAGTACCAATTTGCAAGCTACTACCGCGGCATAG GCGCCTCTTTTAATGCCTACCACGACGTCCAAGGCATCCTTCAAACCCCCCGAGACCCGAACACGATACCCGATCTCCCGGCCGAAGTTGTCTTGTTGATCGACTCCGGCTACTCCAACACTATCGTCATGCCTCTTCTGAACGGCAGGCCTCTGCACTCCGCTGTACGCAGGCTCGACGTCGGAGGGAAACTCATGACAAATTACCTGACACGTCTGTTGTCTTTGAGGTACTACGACATGCGCAACGACACCTACATTGTCAACGAGATCAAGGAACAGGTCAGCTACGTTTCCATGGACTTcaacggcgacctcgagaagaCCTGGAAGGGCACCAGAGGCGAGAAAAGGGAGTCATACGTGACAGGGGCCGGCGTTGCGAAAGACTACGTCCTGCCCGATTTCCACACCCGAACCAAGGGTATCGTTCGAGACTACGACCCTGCGATGCACACAAAAGCGAGGAAGATGGCAGCACGAGCCGCGGACAACGACGAAGACATACTGACGCTTCGGAATGAGCGCTTCTCTGTCCCTGAGCTGCTCTTCCAGCCTTCTGACATTGGCCTTCGTCAACCCGGTCTTGCGGATGTCATTATGCAGTCTCTCTCTGAGCTGCCCATCGGGCTTTGGCCTGGTCTTTTGGCTAATattgtcgttgtcggcggcaacgcctTGTTTCCCGGCTTCATTCAGCGACTGGAGAAAGAACTTGTCAAGAGAGTCCCTGACGCCTGTATTGTACGGGTGGCACATCCCGTCAACCCCATCACTAGTACTTGGGAGGGCGGTGCCAACTTGGCCAAGCACCCTGACATCCACAAGTTTTCTGTCACGAAGCAGGAATACGAAGAAAATGGTGCCGCATGGGTCGCCCGCAAGTTTGGCTCTGGAACCGCCGGTGACTGA
- a CDS encoding Putative germin, rmlC-like cupin domain superfamily, rmlC-like jelly roll has translation MIGMIASSMTPNSLSVLLLYLFAMSTSATDDTLHPDIVRSLRTSPTGLDKLKSLPDDKDWTFNYFTHPFHTHTPGGVVNANAATFPATVGNGMTMAWISLGPCAMLPPHYHARASNYVVSVVGTTETFMTLENGARMVKTKLEPGMMTIFPQGSLHTMQNTGCENATLISALSSEDAGTHNVANGLFDLPPAVVAAAFGGNPLSAKFAQLRRDIPAVGTGASIGTAECLQRCEASETK, from the exons ATGATCGGCATGATCGCCTCCTCCATGACGCCAAACAGCCTTTCTGTATTGCTTCTGTATCTATTCGCAATGTCAACCAGCGCTACGGACGATACACTGCACCCAGATATCGTCAGGTCACTGCGAACAAGTCCGACGGGGCTTGACAAGCTCAAGAGCCTCCCCGACGATAAAGACTGGACATTCAACTACTTCACCCACCCGTtccacacccacacccctGGCGGAGTCGTCAatgccaacgccgccacATTCCCAGCAACCGTGGGCAACGGCATGACCATGGCCTGGATCAGCCTCGGCCCTTGCGCCATGCTGCCGCCACACTACCATGCTCGTGCTTCCAATTACGTCGTGTCGGTCGTTGGGACCACCGAGACTTTCATGACCCTGGAAAACGGCGCTCGTATGGTGAAGACTAAGCTGGAGCCCGGGATGATGACCATATTTCCCCAGGGCAGCCTGCACACCATGCAAAACACGG GTTGCGAAAACGCTACTCTGATATCTGCTCTGAGTTCTGAAGATGCCGGCACACACAACGTCGCCAACGGGCTTTTCGACCTACCTCCGGCCGTCGTTGCCGCAGCCTTCGGCGGCAACCCCCTCTCTGCCAAGTTTGCGCAGCTCCGCCGCGATATACCAGCAGTTGGCACCGGTGCCTCGATTGGCACTGCTGAGTGCCTGCAGCGTTGTGAGGCCAGCGAGACCAAGTAG